Proteins from one Flammeovirgaceae bacterium genomic window:
- a CDS encoding bifunctional 3-deoxy-7-phosphoheptulonate synthase/chorismate mutase type II — translation MKKDLQLEKMESWIKAERPLVISGPCSAESEGQMVGTAKLLKATGKVNVLRAGIWKPRTRPGQYEGAGKEGLAWLMKAKAETGLPVATEVANASHVEECLKAGVDILWVGARTTVNPFSVQEVADALRGVDIPVLVKNPVNPDLELWIGALERLNRAGIKKLAAIHRGFSSFDKSPFRNAPMWDIAIELKTRFPELDIICDPSHIAGQRELIPFISQKAIDLDMAGLMIESHIEPSVALSDAKQQLAPSALAKILEDLVVRTPSTANKEFKNTLTILREQIDQLDDQIMQTMAARMKISEQIGNYKRDSKVTILQVNRWEEIVQTRIAQGNAMGLGGDFITNLLKLIHNESIQVQQRVMNSVAEKV, via the coding sequence ATGAAAAAGGATTTGCAATTGGAAAAAATGGAAAGTTGGATAAAGGCCGAAAGGCCGCTGGTCATCAGCGGGCCATGCAGTGCCGAAAGCGAAGGCCAGATGGTGGGCACGGCCAAACTATTGAAGGCCACCGGCAAAGTAAACGTGCTGCGTGCCGGCATTTGGAAGCCCAGGACCAGGCCCGGGCAATACGAGGGTGCCGGAAAGGAAGGGCTGGCCTGGTTGATGAAGGCAAAGGCCGAGACTGGCCTGCCGGTGGCAACGGAAGTGGCCAACGCCTCGCATGTGGAGGAATGCCTCAAGGCCGGGGTGGACATACTGTGGGTGGGCGCGCGCACTACCGTCAACCCATTCTCCGTGCAGGAGGTGGCCGATGCGCTCCGGGGGGTGGATATCCCCGTGCTGGTCAAAAACCCCGTCAACCCTGACCTCGAATTGTGGATAGGGGCATTGGAAAGGCTGAACCGGGCGGGCATCAAAAAGCTGGCGGCCATCCACCGCGGGTTTTCCTCTTTTGACAAAAGCCCTTTCAGGAATGCGCCCATGTGGGACATCGCCATAGAACTGAAGACGAGGTTCCCCGAATTGGACATCATCTGCGATCCCAGCCATATTGCAGGGCAAAGGGAATTGATCCCTTTCATCTCGCAGAAAGCCATCGACCTGGACATGGCCGGGCTGATGATAGAAAGCCACATAGAACCATCCGTGGCCCTAAGCGATGCCAAGCAACAGTTGGCCCCCTCCGCACTGGCCAAAATCCTGGAGGATTTGGTTGTGCGCACGCCCTCAACTGCCAATAAGGAATTTAAAAACACCCTGACCATCCTCAGGGAACAGATAGACCAGTTGGATGACCAGATCATGCAAACGATGGCGGCCAGGATGAAAATATCAGAGCAGATCGGCAACTACAAACGCGACAGCAAAGTGACCATATTGCAGGTGAACCGGTGGGAGGAGATCGTGCAAACCAGGATTGCCCAGGGCAATGCCATGGGATTGGGAGGGGATTTTATAACCAACCTCCTCAAGCTGATCCACAACGAATCCATACAGGTGCAACAGCGCGTAATGAACAGCGTGGCCGAAAAGGTGTAG
- a CDS encoding mechanosensitive ion channel family protein, whose product MDFLDAQYYNNTIQSYLIVVGMILVGMLIIRLFRKGILHRLKKWATTTETNFDDYVVGAVERFILPMLNVGVMYFSIKYLNLTEEASKILRNAFVIAFTFYAIRLTTSSLRILLESYARGQEGGEEKVKQLRGIMIVVNILIWSLGAVFLFDNLGYNVTAIITGLGIGGLAVALAAQTILGDLFNYFVIFFDRPFEIGDYIVVDDKKGNVEYVGIKTTRIKSLTGEQIIISNSDLTNSRVHNFKRMERRRIVFTLGVTYQTTPEQLRAIPGMITKIITEQKDAQIDRCHFATFGDSSLNFETVYYVTEPDYAKYMDIQQSINLQVFDAFCKEKIEFAYPTQTIFIEKDS is encoded by the coding sequence ATGGATTTTTTAGACGCCCAATACTATAACAACACCATCCAAAGCTACCTGATCGTGGTCGGGATGATCCTGGTAGGGATGCTCATTATCAGGCTTTTCCGAAAGGGGATTTTGCACCGGCTGAAGAAATGGGCCACCACCACGGAGACAAACTTTGACGATTATGTTGTGGGGGCAGTGGAGCGGTTTATCCTCCCCATGCTCAATGTGGGGGTCATGTACTTTTCGATCAAATACCTCAACCTCACGGAGGAAGCGTCCAAAATTTTGCGAAACGCTTTCGTTATCGCCTTTACCTTTTACGCCATTAGGCTCACCACCTCTTCCTTAAGGATATTGCTGGAATCTTACGCCAGGGGGCAGGAAGGCGGGGAAGAGAAAGTGAAGCAACTGAGGGGGATCATGATCGTGGTGAACATTTTGATTTGGTCCCTGGGCGCAGTTTTTCTTTTTGACAACCTGGGCTACAATGTAACGGCCATCATTACCGGTTTGGGAATTGGCGGTTTGGCCGTGGCCCTTGCGGCACAAACCATACTGGGCGACCTGTTCAACTATTTCGTTATTTTCTTTGACCGTCCCTTTGAGATCGGTGATTATATTGTGGTAGATGACAAGAAGGGGAACGTTGAATATGTAGGAATAAAAACCACGCGGATCAAAAGCCTTACCGGTGAGCAGATCATCATTTCCAACAGCGATTTGACCAACTCCCGTGTGCACAATTTTAAGCGAATGGAGAGGCGGAGGATCGTCTTCACCTTAGGGGTTACCTACCAGACCACCCCGGAACAGTTAAGGGCAATCCCCGGCATGATCACGAAAATAATCACTGAACAAAAGGATGCACAAATAGACCGCTGTCATTTTGCCACTTTTGGCGACTCCAGCCTAAATTTTGAAACGGTATATTATGTGACCGAGCCCGACTACGCCAAGTACATGGACATCCAACAGTCCATCAACCTTCAGGTGTTTGATGCCTTCTGCAAAGAGAAAATAGAATTTGCTTATCCCACGCAGACTATATTTATAGAAAAGGACAGCTAG
- the pbpC gene encoding penicillin-binding protein 1C — translation MLRWAKRHWKATGMVAVLLVAFVFCLPRPLFNDPFSTVLEDRAGNLLSASIAEDGQWRFPVRAGVPGKFEAAILQFEDKRFFSHWGVDPLAILRAIRQNVKAGSVVSGGSTITMQVVRLAREGRKRTYFEKVIEMVMAIRLELAYSKKEILSLYAAHAPFGGNVVGIEAASWRYFGRKLDNLSWAESAMLAVLPNNPSLVHPGRNRLLLKEKRDRLLARLYKDGKFDKTTLGLAKAEPLPLRPLPLPRHARHLLVRAAQEGHQQERIKSSIDEAIQVQAERVLDQHQQQLAGNQVFNAAAIILKVSTGEVLAYVGNTDTGNEHNDRVDVVNSPRSTGSILKPFLFAAMMDDGKILPGTLVPDVPTLIGGFSPKNFSRDYDGAVPADKALVRSLNVPAVHELRDYRYEKFYQLLKRVGITTLTQPPGHYGLSLVLGGAEGTLWDIAGGYASMARTLNNYFDVAGGRRYDKGDFHPPTYLAFSEGQVDRVGERSQTSWLNASGIWLTFEALKGLYRPGEETGWQYFNSSKPIAWKTGTSFGFRDAWAVGTNPEYTVGVWVGNADGEGRPGLTGTEMAAPILFDLFSLLPGQPWFQQPLPEMREIKVCPLSGQRVSPNCGPARSIWVTEKGLQTPPCAYHKKIHVTKDGKFQVNLNCEKAEGVKGIEWFVLPPVQEYYYKPKNISYKPLPPLRRDCQGGSKWAAMDLVYPKQGAALFIPRELDGTPGKVLLQAAHRSPASTVYWHLDGEYLGSTRKMHQLSLSAPAGRHSLTLVDGDGEVLTRSFTILSNP, via the coding sequence ATGTTACGATGGGCCAAGCGGCACTGGAAGGCGACAGGCATGGTGGCCGTATTGTTGGTGGCGTTCGTTTTCTGCCTGCCACGCCCACTTTTTAACGATCCGTTTTCCACCGTATTGGAGGATAGGGCGGGCAACTTGTTGTCCGCATCAATAGCTGAAGATGGCCAATGGAGGTTTCCGGTCCGGGCGGGGGTGCCCGGCAAATTTGAGGCTGCCATCCTGCAATTTGAGGATAAAAGGTTTTTCTCCCATTGGGGCGTGGACCCATTGGCCATCTTACGGGCCATCCGTCAAAACGTAAAGGCCGGCAGCGTGGTGAGTGGCGGCAGCACCATCACGATGCAGGTGGTACGCCTTGCCCGCGAGGGCCGCAAGCGCACCTATTTCGAAAAGGTCATTGAGATGGTGATGGCCATTCGCCTCGAGCTGGCATACAGCAAGAAGGAAATCCTTTCGTTGTATGCCGCCCATGCCCCATTTGGTGGCAATGTGGTAGGCATTGAAGCAGCTTCGTGGAGGTATTTTGGCAGAAAGTTGGATAATTTGAGTTGGGCAGAATCGGCCATGCTTGCCGTATTGCCCAACAACCCATCCCTTGTCCACCCGGGCAGGAACAGGCTGCTTCTCAAAGAAAAAAGGGACAGGCTACTGGCCCGGTTGTACAAGGATGGAAAGTTTGACAAAACCACCTTGGGGTTGGCCAAGGCAGAGCCCCTGCCGCTGCGCCCGCTCCCGTTGCCCCGCCATGCCCGGCACTTGCTGGTCCGTGCGGCACAAGAGGGCCACCAACAAGAAAGGATAAAATCGTCTATTGACGAGGCCATTCAGGTGCAAGCCGAGCGGGTACTGGACCAACACCAGCAACAACTTGCCGGCAACCAGGTGTTTAATGCCGCAGCCATTATTTTGAAGGTGAGCACAGGCGAGGTATTGGCCTATGTAGGAAATACCGATACAGGAAACGAACACAATGATAGGGTGGATGTTGTCAATTCGCCCAGGAGCACAGGGAGCATACTGAAGCCATTTTTGTTTGCTGCCATGATGGACGATGGAAAAATCCTCCCCGGGACACTGGTGCCGGACGTGCCCACACTCATCGGTGGGTTTTCCCCAAAAAATTTTTCAAGGGATTACGATGGGGCGGTCCCTGCGGACAAGGCGTTGGTCCGCTCCCTGAATGTGCCGGCCGTTCATGAACTAAGGGATTATCGCTACGAAAAATTTTATCAATTGCTAAAAAGGGTGGGGATCACCACCCTCACACAGCCACCGGGCCATTATGGGCTATCTTTGGTACTGGGCGGTGCGGAGGGAACGCTATGGGACATTGCCGGGGGCTATGCCTCCATGGCACGCACGCTAAACAATTATTTTGATGTGGCGGGGGGCAGGCGGTACGATAAAGGTGATTTCCACCCACCTACATACCTGGCCTTTTCTGAAGGGCAGGTCGACAGGGTGGGGGAACGGTCCCAGACCAGTTGGCTAAATGCCTCCGGGATATGGCTTACGTTCGAGGCGCTCAAAGGACTTTACCGGCCAGGCGAGGAAACCGGGTGGCAATATTTTAATTCTTCCAAGCCTATTGCGTGGAAAACGGGGACCAGCTTTGGGTTTCGCGATGCATGGGCGGTCGGTACCAATCCGGAATATACCGTGGGCGTATGGGTGGGCAATGCCGATGGCGAAGGAAGGCCGGGGCTTACAGGGACGGAGATGGCCGCTCCCATACTTTTCGACCTGTTTTCACTATTGCCCGGCCAGCCCTGGTTTCAACAGCCCCTTCCGGAAATGAGGGAGATAAAGGTTTGTCCGCTTAGCGGGCAACGGGTTTCCCCCAACTGTGGGCCTGCCCGGTCCATTTGGGTGACCGAAAAAGGCCTTCAAACCCCACCTTGTGCCTATCACAAAAAAATACATGTGACCAAAGACGGGAAGTTTCAGGTAAACCTTAATTGTGAAAAGGCAGAAGGGGTGAAGGGCATCGAGTGGTTTGTGCTGCCCCCAGTCCAGGAATATTACTATAAGCCCAAGAACATAAGTTACAAACCATTGCCACCGCTTAGAAGGGATTGCCAGGGAGGATCCAAATGGGCTGCCATGGACCTGGTCTATCCCAAGCAGGGGGCAGCACTGTTTATTCCCAGGGAACTGGATGGCACCCCCGGCAAGGTGTTGCTACAGGCCGCCCACAGGTCCCCGGCCTCCACGGTCTATTGGCACCTGGACGGGGAATACCTGGGATCGACAAGGAAAATGCACCAACTAAGCCTTTCGGCCCCGGCAGGGCGCCACTCCCTTACGCTCGTGGATGGCGATGGGGAAGTGCTCACACGGTCTTTTACCATACTATCCAATCCGTAA
- a CDS encoding OmpA family protein produces the protein MVTKANLVLPFVFCALSSFGQPGVNPVGQAPANHVVIGAFSSRENAERFMGQARQSNPDAAFNINPDRNLFYVYTLKTENRVKAFAEARRLRKESKYWDTWVYYGALGGKSPVAAGPSKAKPSPFGGPASEAAAGMPEGQAPAKKPEAAVEAEVKAYSMADEPTGLDLNKMISGSQTQQQKEYYQGIKEVKSSVAKLDKETKVIVFKDDTEGRQALRALGYDIPDDKPVTGFFDSQNNILAVNATEAQADGPFHEGLKPVVKFLRKRDPEKFMAFAEKAKGIKHPLRGVTYGELNATGEEALANMMSDVARGYFGNSPDLNNGATAIMGEILNTLGVGQADLALSAEHLRATATNLAIAVREASGFDAEGNRKFIFDLYNTANLEKVKGEVALVSGEGRKIASYPGNETVKVLRTDASGNIILACEVMGFRKLLLKLNYDNPFLTDGVVRGENEEAIVPFGLVRLQKGDIAVMYNVYFFKDAAIVRPESRYELNNLLAMMNENGKYKIMIHGHTNGNAAGKIITMGSSRDFFSLTDTKEGRGSAKKLSEERAKVIREYLIDHGIAGDRMGIKAWGGKRPLYDKNHSLAQANVRVEIEIIEN, from the coding sequence ATGGTAACCAAAGCAAACCTGGTCCTGCCCTTTGTTTTTTGCGCCTTGTCGTCATTTGGGCAGCCGGGCGTAAACCCGGTGGGGCAAGCCCCTGCCAACCATGTGGTAATTGGTGCTTTTTCGAGCAGGGAAAATGCCGAGCGCTTTATGGGTCAAGCCAGGCAAAGCAATCCTGATGCAGCCTTCAACATCAACCCTGACAGGAATTTGTTTTATGTCTACACTTTAAAGACGGAAAACCGCGTGAAGGCATTTGCCGAAGCCCGTAGGTTGCGAAAGGAATCCAAGTACTGGGACACCTGGGTGTATTATGGCGCACTGGGCGGAAAAAGCCCTGTAGCGGCTGGCCCTTCCAAGGCCAAACCCTCCCCCTTTGGTGGCCCGGCCTCGGAGGCAGCTGCCGGGATGCCGGAAGGCCAGGCCCCCGCCAAAAAACCGGAGGCTGCCGTGGAAGCCGAGGTGAAGGCGTATTCCATGGCGGACGAGCCCACGGGCCTCGATTTGAACAAAATGATTTCCGGCTCCCAAACGCAGCAGCAAAAGGAATACTATCAAGGGATCAAGGAGGTAAAAAGTTCCGTGGCCAAACTGGACAAAGAAACGAAAGTGATTGTTTTCAAAGACGACACGGAAGGAAGGCAGGCGCTCAGGGCACTGGGGTATGACATTCCCGATGATAAACCGGTAACGGGCTTTTTCGATTCCCAAAACAACATACTGGCCGTAAATGCCACTGAGGCCCAGGCCGATGGCCCTTTTCACGAGGGGCTAAAGCCGGTGGTCAAGTTTTTGAGGAAAAGGGACCCGGAAAAGTTTATGGCCTTTGCTGAAAAGGCAAAAGGCATCAAGCACCCGCTGCGGGGCGTAACCTATGGCGAACTTAATGCCACTGGTGAAGAAGCGTTGGCCAATATGATGTCGGATGTGGCCAGGGGATATTTCGGGAATTCGCCCGACCTCAATAATGGGGCCACTGCCATCATGGGGGAAATCCTGAATACCCTAGGCGTAGGCCAGGCGGACCTTGCGCTAAGTGCCGAACATTTGAGGGCCACGGCCACCAACCTGGCCATTGCCGTGCGCGAGGCATCGGGGTTTGATGCAGAAGGCAATAGGAAATTTATATTTGACCTGTACAATACGGCAAACCTTGAAAAGGTAAAGGGGGAAGTGGCCCTAGTGAGCGGGGAGGGAAGGAAGATAGCCTCCTATCCGGGCAACGAAACCGTAAAGGTGTTGCGCACGGACGCCTCCGGCAACATAATCCTGGCTTGTGAGGTAATGGGGTTCCGCAAGCTTTTGCTCAAGTTGAACTACGACAACCCCTTCCTGACAGACGGGGTGGTACGAGGGGAAAACGAGGAGGCCATAGTTCCGTTCGGGCTGGTGCGCCTGCAAAAGGGGGACATTGCCGTGATGTACAATGTGTATTTCTTTAAAGATGCCGCCATTGTGAGGCCCGAATCCCGGTACGAACTCAACAACCTGCTGGCGATGATGAACGAGAACGGCAAATATAAAATTATGATACACGGCCATACCAATGGCAATGCGGCAGGCAAGATCATAACCATGGGCAGCTCCCGCGATTTTTTCTCGTTGACCGATACAAAGGAAGGCCGGGGCTCGGCAAAAAAATTGTCGGAAGAGCGGGCTAAGGTAATTCGCGAATACCTTATTGACCACGGCATAGCCGGGGACCGGATGGGGATCAAGGCCTGGGGCGGCAAGCGGCCCCTATACGACAAAAACCACAGCCTGGCACAAGCCAATGTAAGGGTGGAAATTGAGATTATTGAAAACTAG
- a CDS encoding OmpA family protein, translating to MKKLSLLPCVIFVFMLAGMAYGQQQPSEGHYVVIGAFAVHNNAIRWTDKANKNNFNAQYAMNQARKLYYVYILKTDSRREAFAFMMKVRVETEYKDAWVFSGRLGIEPEEKPAPEPVVEETPGEQPESPVVEEAPVKVDSVQEEKPEAPIVEKEPEVEKPNGKAFMFRLVSNGEEVLGEVHVLESPRATQYQSFNGNEVVYLTPPRNPENAFIASVQAPGYRPVEITVDYNDPAVYSSGFGPQNEVVIPIELVRSKRGDYIEFNKVRFFGNSAIFQPESKIELDGLVDLMKENPKYKIKVHGHCNGKQSRNVVTKGNSNDFFATSTMNNRATVSAKELTQLRADLVKEYLVSQGIDAKRIKTKAEGGKVMIYPQTSTLAGYNDRIEVEIKRGK from the coding sequence GTGAAGAAACTTTCCCTCCTCCCCTGTGTGATATTTGTTTTCATGTTGGCCGGCATGGCCTATGGCCAGCAGCAGCCCAGTGAAGGCCATTATGTGGTGATAGGCGCCTTTGCCGTTCATAACAATGCCATACGGTGGACGGACAAGGCAAACAAGAACAATTTTAATGCACAGTATGCCATGAACCAGGCCCGCAAGCTGTATTACGTCTATATCCTTAAGACAGATAGCAGGAGGGAGGCCTTCGCTTTTATGATGAAGGTGCGTGTGGAAACGGAATATAAAGACGCCTGGGTGTTTTCGGGCAGGTTGGGCATCGAACCGGAAGAAAAGCCTGCACCGGAACCTGTGGTGGAAGAAACACCAGGGGAGCAACCCGAAAGCCCGGTGGTGGAAGAAGCGCCCGTTAAAGTGGATTCCGTTCAGGAAGAAAAGCCCGAGGCGCCTATTGTGGAGAAAGAACCTGAAGTGGAAAAACCCAATGGAAAGGCTTTTATGTTCAGGTTGGTCAGTAATGGCGAGGAGGTGCTGGGCGAAGTGCATGTGCTGGAATCCCCAAGGGCGACCCAGTACCAATCTTTCAACGGAAATGAAGTGGTGTATTTAACGCCACCCAGGAACCCTGAAAATGCTTTTATTGCATCCGTCCAGGCCCCGGGCTACCGCCCGGTGGAGATCACGGTCGATTACAATGACCCTGCGGTGTACTCTTCCGGGTTTGGGCCCCAAAACGAAGTGGTCATCCCCATTGAATTGGTGCGCTCCAAGCGGGGCGATTACATAGAGTTCAACAAGGTGAGGTTTTTTGGCAATTCCGCCATCTTCCAGCCGGAATCTAAAATAGAATTGGATGGCCTTGTGGATTTAATGAAAGAAAACCCCAAGTATAAAATCAAAGTGCATGGCCACTGCAATGGCAAGCAGTCCAGGAATGTGGTCACCAAGGGCAACTCCAACGATTTCTTTGCAACCAGCACCATGAACAACCGGGCCACCGTATCGGCCAAGGAACTGACCCAACTCAGGGCCGACCTGGTGAAGGAATATTTGGTGAGCCAGGGAATAGACGCAAAACGGATCAAGACCAAGGCCGAAGGCGGCAAAGTAATGATATACCCGCAAACGAGCACATTGGCCGGCTACAACGACAGGATAGAAGTGGAGATAAAAAGGGGGAAATAA
- a CDS encoding cystathionine beta-synthase — protein sequence MIYDSIIETIGNTPLIRLNALNKGIKGTILTKVEYFNPGNSTKDRMALKMVEDAEKAGLLKPGGTIIEGTSGNTGMGLALTAISRGYKCIFTMADKQSQEKIDILKAVGAEVIVCPTNVEPDDPRSYYSIAQKLNKEIPNSFYPNQYDNASNATAHYETTGPEIWKQTEGKITHYVATVGTGGSMSGTSKYLKEQKKGLISVGIDTYGSVFKKYKETGEFDRNEIYPYLTEGFGEDILPKNVNFDVIDQFIKVTDKDGAIMARRLSREEGLFVGWSSGSAVHGALEYARENLQENDLMVVLLPDHGTRYLNKVYNDNWMKDHGFLEDRAYATARRIIQQRNGSESLFTVTKSSAIGDAIAIMAREGIDQVPVVEKNEFVGSISSSSLLEKVIQDPGITQKPVGEVMDMPMVFVAMDSTLDVLSSLLNKSNKALLVRDEKEKVHIITQHDILKAMS from the coding sequence ATGATTTACGACTCCATTATCGAAACCATAGGAAACACGCCCCTTATTCGATTGAACGCCCTCAACAAAGGCATCAAGGGGACCATCCTCACAAAAGTAGAATACTTTAACCCGGGCAATTCCACAAAAGACAGGATGGCCCTGAAAATGGTGGAGGATGCGGAAAAAGCAGGACTGCTGAAACCGGGCGGGACGATCATTGAAGGAACCAGCGGCAATACGGGGATGGGGCTTGCCCTAACGGCCATTTCGAGGGGCTACAAATGTATCTTCACCATGGCCGACAAGCAGTCACAGGAAAAAATCGATATACTGAAAGCCGTGGGCGCAGAGGTCATCGTGTGCCCGACCAACGTGGAACCGGACGACCCCCGTTCGTACTACTCCATCGCGCAAAAATTGAACAAAGAGATCCCCAATTCATTTTATCCCAACCAATACGACAATGCCTCCAATGCCACAGCGCATTATGAAACCACCGGGCCGGAAATATGGAAGCAGACAGAGGGAAAGATAACCCACTATGTGGCCACCGTGGGCACCGGGGGCTCCATGAGCGGAACATCCAAATACCTGAAGGAACAAAAGAAAGGGTTGATAAGCGTGGGGATCGATACCTATGGGTCCGTTTTTAAAAAGTACAAAGAAACCGGTGAGTTTGACCGCAATGAAATCTACCCCTACCTGACCGAAGGCTTCGGTGAAGACATATTGCCCAAGAATGTAAACTTTGACGTGATCGACCAGTTTATCAAGGTCACCGACAAAGACGGGGCCATCATGGCAAGGCGCCTTTCACGCGAAGAAGGGTTGTTTGTGGGCTGGAGCAGCGGGTCTGCCGTGCACGGTGCCCTCGAATACGCCAGGGAAAACCTCCAAGAAAACGATCTAATGGTGGTGCTGCTGCCTGACCACGGCACCCGGTACCTCAACAAAGTATACAACGACAATTGGATGAAGGACCACGGCTTTCTTGAAGACAGGGCCTACGCCACCGCCAGGCGCATCATACAACAGCGCAATGGGTCGGAAAGCCTGTTCACCGTGACCAAAAGTTCGGCCATAGGCGATGCCATTGCCATTATGGCCCGCGAAGGCATCGACCAGGTGCCGGTAGTTGAAAAAAACGAGTTTGTGGGAAGCATCTCCTCCTCCAGCCTGCTGGAAAAAGTAATCCAGGACCCGGGCATTACCCAGAAGCCGGTAGGTGAAGTAATGGACATGCCTATGGTTTTTGTGGCCATGGACAGTACGCTTGATGTATTGTCTTCGCTGCTGAACAAATCAAACAAGGCCTTGCTGGTACGGGACGAAAAAGAAAAAGTCCATATTATTACCCAGCACGATATTTTGAAGGCGATGAGCTAG
- a CDS encoding aspartate carbamoyltransferase catalytic subunit, whose protein sequence is MPKLSQPHLLGIKNITQKDIELIFETAANFKEIINRPIKKVPSLRDVTIANIFFENSTRTRLSFELAEKRLSADTINFTASNSSVKKGETLLDTVNNVLAMKVDMVVMRHASVGAPHFLAKHIKARIINAGDGTHEHPTQALLDTFSIYEKLGALAGKKVAIIGDILHSRVALSNVFALQKMGAKVMVCGPPTLLPKYISTLGVMVEYDVKKVLQWCDVANVLRIQLERQQIKYFPSLREYSLYFGIDKKLLDSLNKKIVLMHPGPINRGVELTSDAADSHHSIILDQVENGVAVRMAVLYLLAGDA, encoded by the coding sequence ATGCCCAAACTTAGCCAGCCACACCTACTCGGAATAAAAAACATCACCCAAAAAGACATTGAACTCATTTTTGAGACGGCCGCCAATTTCAAGGAAATCATCAACAGGCCCATCAAAAAGGTACCCTCGCTGAGGGACGTGACCATCGCCAATATTTTTTTTGAAAACTCCACCCGCACACGCCTTTCTTTTGAGCTGGCCGAAAAAAGGTTGTCGGCCGACACCATCAACTTTACGGCCTCCAACAGCAGCGTGAAAAAAGGGGAAACCTTACTGGACACCGTGAACAACGTACTGGCCATGAAGGTAGACATGGTGGTGATGCGCCATGCCAGCGTGGGGGCACCACACTTTTTGGCCAAGCACATCAAGGCCCGGATCATTAATGCAGGTGACGGCACGCACGAGCACCCCACCCAGGCTTTGCTCGATACTTTTTCCATCTATGAAAAATTGGGGGCCCTTGCCGGAAAAAAGGTAGCCATCATTGGCGACATCCTCCATTCCCGCGTGGCCCTCTCCAACGTCTTTGCCCTGCAGAAAATGGGCGCCAAGGTAATGGTCTGCGGGCCGCCCACCTTATTGCCCAAATACATCTCCACGCTAGGCGTAATGGTGGAGTACGATGTGAAAAAGGTCCTGCAATGGTGCGATGTGGCCAACGTCCTGCGCATACAGTTGGAAAGGCAGCAAATAAAGTATTTTCCCTCGCTCAGAGAGTACTCCCTTTATTTTGGCATCGACAAAAAGCTCCTTGACTCCCTTAACAAAAAGATTGTGCTGATGCACCCCGGCCCCATCAACCGGGGCGTGGAATTGACCAGCGATGCGGCAGATTCGCACCACTCCATCATTCTCGACCAGGTGGAAAATGGGGTAGCGGTAAGGATGGCAGTGCTCTACCTGTTGGCCGGGGATGCCTGA
- the pyrR gene encoding bifunctional pyr operon transcriptional regulator/uracil phosphoribosyltransferase PyrR: MQKKLILDSDLLDITLNRLCQQLIENHDRFEETVLLGLQPRGTYLAGLIHQKLRKLIKTDVPLGLLDTTFHRDDFRRRETPAKASETRVTFVIEGKKVVLIDDVLFTGRTVRAAMDAMIAFGRPAKVELLVLVDRKYKRDLPIAADYVGRYVNTIASQRVLVELQAQGHKQNRIWLVNNE, from the coding sequence ATGCAGAAGAAACTTATCCTCGACTCTGATCTGCTTGATATCACGCTGAACAGGCTTTGCCAGCAACTTATTGAAAACCACGACCGCTTTGAAGAAACCGTGCTTTTGGGCCTTCAGCCCAGGGGCACCTACCTGGCAGGGCTCATCCACCAAAAGCTGCGAAAACTGATAAAAACCGATGTTCCCTTGGGGCTTTTGGACACCACTTTTCACCGGGACGATTTCAGGAGGAGGGAAACGCCCGCCAAGGCAAGCGAGACCAGGGTCACCTTTGTGATAGAAGGGAAAAAGGTGGTATTGATCGATGATGTCCTTTTTACCGGAAGGACCGTGCGGGCCGCCATGGATGCCATGATCGCCTTTGGCCGGCCTGCGAAGGTGGAACTCCTGGTATTGGTGGACAGAAAGTATAAGCGCGACCTGCCCATTGCTGCCGATTATGTGGGAAGGTATGTAAACACCATCGCCTCGCAGCGCGTGTTGGTAGAGCTGCAGGCACAGGGCCACAAGCAAAACAGGATTTGGTTAGTCAACAATGAGTAG
- a CDS encoding EVE domain-containing protein: MNHWLMKTEPGTYSWDDLVKDKKTIWDGVRNFQARNHIKAMKKGDMVFIYHSNEGKDIVGIAKITQEHFPDPAAKDWAVVEIAPVKKLKNPVTLADIKATRKLANMVLVKNPRLSVQPVKEAEFDFIIKMSQEK; the protein is encoded by the coding sequence ATGAACCACTGGTTGATGAAGACAGAGCCCGGGACCTATTCCTGGGACGACCTCGTTAAGGACAAAAAGACAATATGGGATGGCGTGAGGAACTTTCAGGCACGCAACCATATCAAGGCCATGAAAAAGGGCGATATGGTGTTTATATACCACAGCAATGAGGGAAAGGACATCGTGGGCATTGCAAAAATCACCCAAGAACACTTTCCGGACCCTGCGGCCAAAGACTGGGCCGTGGTGGAAATTGCCCCTGTAAAAAAACTGAAAAACCCTGTTACGCTGGCGGACATAAAGGCTACCCGGAAGCTGGCCAACATGGTACTGGTAAAAAACCCCAGATTGTCCGTCCAACCGGTAAAGGAAGCTGAATTTGATTTTATCATAAAGATGAGCCAGGAAAAATAA